One stretch of Kogia breviceps isolate mKogBre1 chromosome 18, mKogBre1 haplotype 1, whole genome shotgun sequence DNA includes these proteins:
- the MYADM gene encoding myeloid-associated differentiation marker — MPVTVTRTTITTTSSSSSGLGFPTTVGSPRALTQPLGLLRLLQLISTCVAFSLVASVGAWTGAMGNWSMFTWCFCFAVTLIILIVELGGLQARFPLSWRNFPITYACYAALFCLSASIIYPTTYVQFLSHGRSRDHAIAATTFSCIACLAYATEVAWTRARPGEITGYMATVPGLLKVLETFVACVIFAFISNPYLYQQQPALEWCVAVYSICFVLAAVAILLNLGDCTNMLPVPFPSFLSALALLSVLFYATALVIWPLYQFDEKYGGQPRRSMDVSCSNRHAYYVCSWDRRLAVAILTAINLLAYVADLVYSARLVFVRV; from the coding sequence atgCCGGTGACGGTGACCCGCACCACCATCACGACCACGTCGTCCTCCTCCTCGGGCCTGGGCTTCCCGACCACCGTGGGGTCCCCTCGGGCGCTGACCCAGCCCCTGGGCCTCCTCCGCCTGCTGCAGCTGATCTCCACCTGCGTGGCCTTCTCGCTGGTGGCCAGTGTGGGCGCTTGGACGGGCGCCATGGGCAACTGGTCCATGTTTACCTGGTGCTTCTGCTTCGCCGTGACCCTCATCATCCTCATCGTCGAGCTAGGCGGCCTCCAGGCCCGCTTTCCCCTGTCCTGGCGCAACTTTCCCATCACCTACGCCTGCTACGCCGCTCTCTTCTGCCTCTCGGCCTCCATCATCTACCCCACCACATACGTCCAGTTCTTGTCTCACGGCCGCTCCCGGGACCACGCCATCGCCGCCACCACCTTCTCCTGCATCGCTTGCCTGGCTTATGCCACCGAAGTGGCCTGGACCCGGGCCCGGCCCGGCGAGATCACGGGCTACATGGCCACCGTGCCAGGCCTGCTCAAGGTGCTGGAGACCTTCGTGGCCTGCGTCATCTTCGCCTTCATCAGCAACCCCTACCTGTACCAGCAGCAGCCGGCCCTAGAGTGGTGCGTGGCCGTGTACTCCATCTGCTTCGTCCTGGCGGCCGTGGCCATCCTGCTGAACCTGGGCGACTGCACCAACATGCTGCCTGTCCCCTTCCCCAGCTTCCTGTCCGCTCTGGCCCTGCTCTCCGTCCTCTTCTACGCCACGGCTCTGGTCATCTGGCCGCTCTACCAGTTCGACGAGAAGTACGGCGGCCAGCCCCGGCGGTCCATGGATGTGAGCTGCAGCAACAGGCACGCCTACTACGTGTGCTCCTGGGACCGCCGACTGGCTGTGGCCATCTTGACAGCCATCAACCTGCTGGCTTACGTGGCCGACCTGGTGTACTCGGCCCGCCTGGTGTTTGTCAGGGTCTGA